The Palleronia sp. THAF1 genome window below encodes:
- a CDS encoding peptide-methionine (R)-S-oxide reductase: MSTLSRRAVLSGSALALPALAANRSMAASTDPFTFEVTRDDTAWRALLGDDVFGIMREGKTEAKYASPLTEETRDGDYCCKGCELTLYTGRWKRSVDKGYVFFAQSEPDAMLMSIDQAIPDDAVKATADERRILDDSAAIEVHCRRCGSHIGHILIVDGALLHCSNGTALEFQPSDT; encoded by the coding sequence ATGTCGACCCTGTCTCGCCGTGCCGTTCTGTCTGGCAGCGCCCTTGCTCTGCCCGCTTTAGCCGCCAACCGTTCCATGGCAGCGTCCACCGATCCATTTACATTTGAGGTCACGCGCGACGATACGGCCTGGCGCGCCCTTCTGGGCGATGATGTCTTCGGTATCATGCGCGAGGGCAAGACAGAGGCGAAGTACGCCAGCCCTCTCACAGAAGAGACGCGCGACGGCGATTATTGCTGCAAGGGATGCGAACTGACACTTTACACCGGGCGATGGAAGCGTTCCGTGGACAAGGGCTACGTCTTCTTCGCCCAGTCCGAACCAGATGCTATGCTGATGTCGATTGACCAGGCGATCCCGGACGATGCCGTCAAAGCGACGGCCGATGAACGCCGTATTCTGGACGACTCGGCCGCAATCGAGGTGCATTGCCGCCGCTGCGGCAGCCACATCGGGCACATCCTGATCGTGGACGGTGCCCTGCTTCACTGTTCGAACGGCACTGCGCTCGAGTTTCAGCCGTCCGATACCTAG
- a CDS encoding DUF892 family protein, with protein sequence MALNSLKDVYVDQLQDIYSACKQSIEATTKLGQAASDDKLGKALAAGSAGIAEGMEKLEQIASDHGFDPNGEFCKGMEGLVKEAHAHALDEQFGSDEARDAMIITQYLRMVHYALAGYGITVVYANKLGLDGDAALLQQCYDQTQDGHESMMGIAREGVGAA encoded by the coding sequence ATGGCGCTCAATTCGCTGAAAGACGTGTATGTGGACCAGCTGCAGGACATCTACTCTGCCTGTAAGCAATCCATCGAAGCGACAACGAAGCTTGGCCAAGCAGCCAGCGATGACAAGCTGGGCAAGGCCCTGGCCGCCGGGTCGGCTGGTATTGCAGAAGGTATGGAGAAGCTGGAGCAGATCGCTAGCGATCACGGCTTCGACCCGAACGGTGAGTTCTGCAAGGGCATGGAGGGGCTTGTGAAAGAAGCCCACGCGCACGCGCTGGATGAACAGTTCGGCTCTGACGAAGCGCGCGATGCGATGATTATCACACAGTATCTGCGCATGGTGCACTATGCGCTCGCAGGCTACGGCATCACGGTGGTTTACGCCAACAAGCTGGGTCTCGACGGCGATGCGGCCCTTCTTCAGCAGTGCTACGACCAGACGCAGGACGGCCACGAGAGCATGATGGGCATTGCCCGTGAAGGTGTCGGCGCGGCTTAA
- the phnD gene encoding phosphonate ABC transporter substrate-binding protein has translation MKKTLALALVATTALSGTAFAQEISEFRIGILGGENAQDRMNSYQCLADYTTEALGVETKLFAPADYNGVIQGLLGGTIDMAWLGASSYAATYLQDPEVVEPVLIKVNLDGSVGYHSIGFARADSGVTSLDDMEGKVFGFGDPNSTSGYLIPSIEIPEQGENITMEPGDYFGDVVFTGGHEQTIVAVANGDIDGGVTWADGQGNWEDGYNSGALRKAVDAGLVDMNNLVEIWKSNVIPEGPVVLRSALPEEVKTTMTELVDGLYDADPDCAYGVAAGDTLGFQPVTHEMYESIIAARQSVIGN, from the coding sequence ATGAAGAAGACCCTCGCACTGGCCCTCGTCGCCACCACTGCCCTGAGCGGCACCGCGTTCGCGCAAGAGATTTCCGAGTTCCGCATCGGCATCCTTGGCGGTGAGAATGCGCAGGACCGCATGAACAGCTATCAGTGCCTGGCCGATTACACGACCGAGGCCTTGGGTGTCGAAACCAAGCTTTTCGCGCCCGCCGACTACAACGGTGTGATCCAGGGCTTGCTGGGCGGCACCATCGACATGGCGTGGCTGGGTGCATCCTCCTACGCTGCGACCTATCTGCAGGACCCTGAAGTGGTCGAGCCGGTGCTGATCAAGGTGAACCTCGACGGTTCCGTTGGCTATCATTCCATCGGCTTCGCGCGTGCCGACAGTGGCGTCACGTCGCTCGATGACATGGAAGGCAAAGTCTTCGGTTTCGGCGATCCGAACTCCACCTCGGGCTACCTGATCCCCTCCATCGAGATTCCCGAGCAGGGCGAGAACATCACGATGGAGCCGGGCGACTACTTCGGTGACGTCGTCTTCACCGGCGGTCACGAGCAGACCATCGTCGCCGTCGCCAACGGCGATATCGACGGTGGCGTGACCTGGGCCGACGGTCAGGGCAACTGGGAAGACGGCTACAACTCCGGCGCGCTGCGCAAGGCCGTGGATGCCGGTCTCGTCGACATGAACAACCTGGTCGAGATCTGGAAGTCCAATGTCATCCCCGAAGGCCCCGTCGTGCTGCGCTCGGCGCTGCCCGAAGAGGTGAAGACCACCATGACCGAACTGGTGGACGGTCTTTACGACGCGGATCCCGACTGCGCATACGGTGTAGCCGCTGGTGACACGCTGGGCTTCCAGCCCGTGACCCACGAGATGTACGAGAGCATCATCGCCGCCCGTCAGTCCGTGATCGGCAACTGA
- a CDS encoding zinc transporter ZntB, with translation MTDHIAFAYALDGPDRGRPLTGDGDISKALHDPSPAWLHLQADHPDTDPWIDAHLDWLDPSVRDALTDAHTRPRALRIGDGLLVNLRGINFNAGQDPEDMVSVRLYIDSARIVSLSRFRLRSVETLAQMVADGSGPDRSGGLLAALIERLTDRIEEQVADLEDRADRLEEAAIATPEDASLRTEVADQRLELTELRRFMGPQREAVRDASRVKLAWLTDEDTTKIAEQTDQLLRVTEALEATREQLQTIRDEIEGARAERLNKNLYVLSVISAIFLPLGFLTGLMGINVGGMPGVNNPYAFWVFAGALIAITAIAVWLMRRFKIF, from the coding sequence ATGACCGACCATATCGCCTTTGCCTACGCCTTGGATGGTCCGGATCGCGGCCGACCACTGACCGGCGATGGCGACATTTCGAAGGCCCTGCACGACCCGTCGCCCGCGTGGCTCCATCTGCAAGCAGACCACCCGGACACCGATCCTTGGATCGACGCGCATCTGGATTGGCTCGATCCCTCGGTGCGCGATGCGCTGACCGACGCCCACACGCGCCCCCGCGCGCTGCGGATCGGCGACGGGCTGCTGGTCAACCTGCGCGGCATCAACTTCAACGCGGGTCAGGACCCCGAAGACATGGTTTCTGTCCGCCTGTATATCGACTCCGCGCGCATCGTGTCGCTGTCGCGCTTCCGCCTGCGTAGTGTCGAGACACTGGCCCAGATGGTCGCCGACGGCAGTGGCCCGGATCGCTCCGGCGGGTTGTTGGCAGCGCTGATCGAACGACTGACCGACCGGATCGAGGAACAGGTCGCGGACCTCGAGGATCGCGCTGACCGGCTGGAAGAGGCGGCGATTGCGACGCCGGAGGACGCATCTCTCCGCACAGAGGTGGCCGATCAGCGCTTGGAGCTGACCGAGCTGCGCCGCTTCATGGGGCCACAACGTGAAGCCGTGCGGGATGCGTCCCGCGTGAAGCTGGCTTGGCTGACGGATGAAGACACGACCAAGATCGCGGAACAGACGGACCAGCTTTTGCGCGTCACCGAAGCCCTAGAGGCGACGCGAGAGCAGTTGCAGACGATCCGCGACGAGATCGAGGGCGCGCGAGCAGAGCGGCTGAACAAGAACTTGTACGTGCTCAGTGTGATTTCAGCGATCTTCCTGCCGCTGGGCTTCCTGACTGGCTTGATGGGGATCAACGTGGGTGGGATGCCGGGCGTCAACAACCCCTACGCGTTCTGGGTGTTCGCCGGCGCGCTGATCGCGATTACTGCCATCGCCGTCTGGCTGATGCGCCGGTTCAAGATCTTCTAG
- the phnE gene encoding phosphonate ABC transporter, permease protein PhnE, with amino-acid sequence MTDATLGAAAPRLDNIRDSYMAQVHRRRLYGGLTLLIFVVLMVSGFNIADDRNAGGFWAGLHQVGDYPADVLSEAWGKRADLPGLIAKYFPALVETVNIAAVSTLIGAIGGLVLSLLATRGLAKWPRLIPVFRRLTDLMRAVPEIVIALVLIFVLGGGPVPAMIAIAIHTAGALGKMFSEVAENADVKPVEGLASTGATWSQTMLLGIVPQVAPNYVSYALLRFEINIRASAILGFVGAGGLGYELRNSMAWGPGRFDEAAAIFILLFGTIVFFDQVSSRYRNRLTVGYSQ; translated from the coding sequence ATGACCGACGCGACTCTTGGTGCCGCGGCGCCTCGTCTGGACAACATCCGCGACAGCTACATGGCACAGGTCCATCGCCGCCGGCTTTACGGCGGGCTGACCCTGCTGATCTTCGTGGTGCTGATGGTGTCGGGCTTCAATATCGCGGATGACCGCAACGCGGGTGGTTTCTGGGCGGGCCTGCATCAGGTCGGAGATTACCCGGCGGACGTTCTGTCGGAAGCTTGGGGAAAGCGCGCCGATCTGCCCGGTCTGATCGCCAAATATTTTCCGGCGCTCGTTGAGACCGTGAACATCGCCGCCGTTTCCACCTTGATCGGTGCTATCGGCGGGCTTGTCTTGTCGCTTCTGGCCACGCGCGGTCTGGCGAAATGGCCACGCCTAATCCCGGTATTCCGCCGCCTGACCGACCTGATGCGCGCGGTGCCAGAGATCGTGATCGCCCTCGTTCTTATCTTCGTTCTGGGCGGCGGTCCGGTGCCCGCGATGATTGCCATCGCGATCCATACCGCAGGTGCCTTGGGCAAGATGTTTTCCGAAGTCGCCGAGAACGCGGACGTGAAGCCTGTGGAGGGGCTGGCATCGACCGGAGCAACGTGGTCGCAGACCATGCTGCTGGGTATCGTGCCGCAAGTTGCGCCCAACTACGTCAGCTACGCCCTGCTACGGTTCGAAATCAACATCCGCGCTTCCGCCATCCTCGGGTTCGTCGGCGCGGGCGGGCTGGGCTACGAGCTGCGCAATTCGATGGCATGGGGGCCGGGACGGTTCGACGAGGCCGCGGCGATCTTCATTCTTCTGTTCGGGACCATCGTCTTTTTCGATCAGGTCTCCAGCCGATATCGTAACCGACTGACCGTGGGATACAGCCAATGA
- the tuf gene encoding elongation factor Tu, with protein MAKAKFERNKPHVNIGTIGHVDHGKTTLTAAITKYFGDFRAYDQIDGAPEEKARGITISTAHVEYETENRHYAHVDCPGHADYVKNMITGAAQMDGAILVVNAADGPMPQTREHILLGRQVGIPQMVVYMNKVDQVDDEELLELVEMEIRELLSSYEYDGDNMPVIPGSALAAMNGDNPEIGEESIKKLMAAVDEFIPTPERAVDQPFLMPVEDVFSISGRGTVVTGRVERGVINVGDEIEIVGIRDTKKTTCTGVEMFRKLLDRGEAGDNIGALLRGVDREGVQRGQVLCKPGSVKPHTKFEAEAYILTKEEGGRHTPFFANYRPQFYFRTTDVTGTVQLAEGTEMVMPGDNVSFGVELIAPIAMEEKLRFAIREGGRTVGAGVVSKIIE; from the coding sequence ATGGCGAAGGCAAAATTCGAACGTAACAAGCCGCACGTTAACATCGGCACGATCGGTCACGTTGACCACGGCAAGACGACGCTGACGGCGGCGATCACGAAGTACTTCGGCGACTTCCGCGCCTATGACCAGATCGACGGTGCGCCGGAAGAGAAGGCCCGCGGCATCACGATCTCGACCGCCCACGTGGAGTATGAGACCGAGAACCGTCACTACGCCCACGTCGACTGCCCCGGCCACGCCGACTACGTGAAGAACATGATTACCGGTGCCGCCCAGATGGACGGCGCGATCCTGGTCGTGAACGCCGCCGACGGCCCCATGCCCCAGACGCGCGAGCACATCCTGCTCGGTCGTCAGGTCGGCATCCCGCAGATGGTCGTCTACATGAACAAGGTCGACCAGGTTGACGACGAAGAGCTGCTCGAGCTCGTCGAGATGGAGATCCGCGAACTGCTGTCTTCGTACGAGTACGATGGCGACAACATGCCCGTCATCCCCGGCTCGGCCCTGGCCGCGATGAACGGCGACAACCCCGAGATCGGTGAAGAGTCTATCAAGAAGCTGATGGCCGCCGTCGACGAGTTCATCCCGACGCCCGAGCGCGCCGTGGACCAGCCCTTCCTGATGCCGGTCGAGGACGTGTTCTCGATCTCGGGTCGTGGTACGGTTGTGACCGGTCGTGTCGAGCGTGGCGTGATCAACGTGGGCGACGAGATCGAAATCGTCGGCATTCGCGACACCAAGAAGACGACCTGCACGGGCGTGGAAATGTTCCGCAAGCTGCTGGATCGTGGTGAAGCGGGCGACAACATCGGCGCGCTGCTGCGTGGCGTCGACCGTGAAGGCGTGCAGCGGGGCCAGGTGCTCTGCAAGCCCGGCTCGGTCAAGCCGCACACGAAGTTCGAGGCCGAAGCCTACATCCTGACCAAGGAAGAGGGTGGCCGTCACACGCCGTTCTTCGCCAACTACCGTCCGCAGTTCTACTTCCGCACGACGGACGTGACCGGCACGGTTCAGCTGGCCGAGGGCACCGAGATGGTCATGCCGGGCGACAACGTGTCCTTCGGCGTCGAGCTGATCGCGCCGATCGCGATGGAAGAGAAGCTCCGCTTCGCCATCCGCGAAGGCGGCCGCACCGTCGGCGCAGGCGTCGTGTCGAAAATCATCGAGTAA
- the phnE gene encoding phosphonate ABC transporter, permease protein PhnE, translating into MTAIDLETTRFATANLFKRKRLKAVGLLGVVILYLTYVFFAFDVPGLAGRANLNNAVTLASDSWSYKVHVTRDNRSDETTYAVEGERKGEYPEGQRPDWVSGEDVLTIDLGADHIVRYLPDARTEVEIPGFPLIAVQAEGRTLVTNLPDEVPDWISASDRRIGITTPEGRITMTGSRTEVFNYFPGWELFWFTLDSPYHGQGLLSILFGDRIDPARPNIVGAVSDWWNNAMWRHKDVAWAIGETILMAFLGTMGAAIIALPLAFLAARRFSPVMVMRAATRRLFDFVRGVDALIWTVVLARAFGPGPLTGALAILITDTGTFGKVFSEALENVDDKQIEGISSTGAKPLQRYRFGVIPQVVPVLLSQVLYFLESNTRSATIIGAITGGGIGLLLTQAIQTQKDWEEVAYYIILIVLMVMVMDWFSGWLRGKLIGRSS; encoded by the coding sequence ATGACCGCGATTGACCTGGAAACCACCCGCTTCGCCACCGCCAACCTGTTCAAACGCAAGCGCCTGAAAGCCGTAGGTCTTCTGGGAGTCGTGATCCTTTATCTGACGTATGTCTTCTTCGCCTTCGACGTGCCGGGGCTGGCAGGACGCGCCAATCTGAACAACGCGGTTACGCTCGCCTCGGACAGCTGGTCCTACAAGGTGCATGTGACGCGCGACAACCGATCGGATGAGACGACCTATGCGGTCGAGGGAGAGCGCAAGGGAGAGTACCCCGAAGGACAGCGTCCCGACTGGGTGTCGGGCGAGGATGTCCTGACCATCGATCTCGGTGCCGACCACATCGTACGCTACTTGCCCGATGCCCGCACCGAGGTAGAGATCCCCGGATTCCCCCTGATTGCGGTTCAGGCCGAAGGCCGGACCCTTGTCACCAACTTGCCCGACGAGGTGCCCGACTGGATTTCTGCTTCTGACCGCCGCATCGGGATCACCACGCCCGAAGGCCGCATCACCATGACCGGGTCCCGCACCGAAGTGTTCAACTACTTCCCGGGGTGGGAGCTCTTTTGGTTCACGCTCGACAGCCCGTACCACGGGCAAGGCCTGCTCTCGATCCTGTTCGGTGACAGGATCGACCCGGCGCGGCCAAATATCGTGGGCGCAGTATCCGATTGGTGGAACAACGCCATGTGGCGGCACAAAGACGTAGCGTGGGCCATCGGCGAGACGATCCTGATGGCGTTCCTCGGCACGATGGGCGCCGCCATCATCGCCTTGCCGCTGGCCTTTTTGGCTGCGCGCCGCTTCTCACCCGTCATGGTGATGCGCGCCGCGACCCGGCGTCTGTTCGACTTCGTACGCGGGGTGGACGCGCTGATCTGGACGGTTGTGCTGGCGCGCGCTTTCGGACCGGGGCCGCTGACCGGTGCTTTGGCAATCCTGATCACCGACACCGGCACCTTCGGCAAGGTCTTTTCCGAAGCGCTGGAGAACGTCGACGACAAGCAGATCGAAGGAATCTCCTCCACCGGAGCCAAGCCCCTGCAACGCTACCGCTTCGGTGTGATCCCGCAGGTGGTGCCCGTGCTTCTGTCCCAGGTCCTCTACTTCCTGGAATCCAACACCCGCTCGGCCACCATCATCGGCGCGATCACCGGCGGTGGTATCGGGCTGCTGCTGACTCAGGCGATCCAGACCCAGAAGGACTGGGAAGAGGTCGCGTATTATATCATCCTGATCGTTCTGATGGTCATGGTGATGGACTGGTTCTCCGGCTGGCTGCGCGGCAAGCTGATCGGGCGCAGCTCCTGA
- a CDS encoding DUF6880 family protein, giving the protein MSKKTLNKANLERLGADTLAALIMELVQGSAALQRRARLELSAAQGPKDVAADIRKRFAALRRAKSFIGWRKQRAFAKDLTGLVRMIDDSVAPHDPNEAFELLWSFLQLAPSIFERTDDSNGTVGGIMDDAMVSLAAVAPQISVTPETLAERILDAVGSAGYGEFDGIIPATAEALGTSGLEHLKQITQVWIDTAPDPDELSQYQGYGLSASAADRARRDRHLTGSIILADVADAQGDVDAYMARYSAEQLTYGTIAPGVARRLLDAGRLDEAFAIITRARAADAAKESSPFHFDIAEVYEACLSQMGCTDDLKAHLWQTFEQTLSAPHLRRYLKLLPDFDDIEAEERALNFSEAYPDLEAALGFLIDWPAHDRAARLVLSRPTEIDGDFYEAITPAADALEASQPLAAAVLRRAMILDTLSRAKSKRYRHIARHLLACRSADAEIEDYGSVLSHAQFEEGLRQAHGRKYAFWSFVDDQ; this is encoded by the coding sequence ATGTCGAAGAAAACGCTCAACAAGGCGAACCTCGAACGGCTCGGGGCTGACACACTTGCAGCGTTGATCATGGAGCTGGTGCAGGGAAGTGCCGCCCTGCAGCGTCGGGCGCGGCTGGAGTTGAGTGCGGCGCAGGGGCCGAAGGATGTCGCGGCCGATATTCGCAAGCGCTTCGCCGCGCTGCGCCGCGCCAAAAGCTTCATCGGTTGGCGCAAGCAGCGGGCGTTTGCCAAGGACCTGACCGGCCTGGTGCGGATGATCGACGACAGCGTTGCGCCCCATGATCCGAACGAGGCCTTCGAGCTGCTCTGGTCCTTCCTGCAGTTGGCCCCGTCGATCTTCGAGCGGACGGATGACAGCAACGGTACCGTCGGCGGCATCATGGATGACGCGATGGTGTCCCTCGCCGCCGTGGCGCCGCAGATCTCTGTAACGCCCGAGACGCTGGCGGAGCGCATCCTCGACGCTGTCGGCAGCGCGGGCTACGGAGAGTTCGACGGCATCATCCCGGCGACGGCAGAGGCCTTGGGCACCAGCGGCTTGGAGCACCTGAAACAGATCACGCAGGTCTGGATCGACACCGCGCCCGACCCGGACGAGCTGTCGCAATATCAGGGCTATGGACTATCCGCATCTGCCGCCGATCGGGCGCGGCGCGACAGGCATCTGACGGGGTCGATTATCCTCGCCGATGTCGCGGACGCGCAGGGCGACGTCGATGCCTATATGGCCCGCTATTCCGCCGAACAGCTGACCTATGGCACCATCGCACCGGGCGTGGCCCGCCGCCTGCTGGACGCCGGTCGGTTGGACGAGGCCTTTGCCATTATCACCCGCGCACGCGCCGCCGACGCGGCGAAGGAGTCCAGCCCATTCCATTTCGACATCGCCGAGGTGTACGAGGCGTGCCTGTCGCAAATGGGCTGCACCGATGACCTGAAGGCGCATCTTTGGCAGACGTTCGAGCAGACCCTGAGCGCCCCGCATCTGCGCCGGTACCTCAAACTGCTGCCGGACTTCGACGATATCGAGGCCGAAGAACGCGCGCTGAACTTCTCCGAAGCCTATCCCGATCTGGAGGCCGCCCTTGGCTTCCTGATCGACTGGCCCGCGCACGACCGCGCCGCGCGGCTGGTCCTGTCGCGCCCCACAGAGATCGACGGGGACTTCTACGAGGCCATCACTCCCGCCGCCGACGCGCTGGAGGCAAGCCAACCGCTCGCCGCCGCGGTTCTGCGCCGCGCGATGATCCTGGATACGCTGAGTCGGGCCAAATCCAAACGCTACCGCCACATCGCCCGCCACTTGCTGGCCTGCCGGTCTGCCGATGCAGAAATCGAAGACTACGGAAGCGTGCTGAGCCACGCTCAGTTCGAAGAAGGACTGCGTCAGGCGCACGGACGGAAGTATGCGTTCTGGAGCTTCGTCGATGATCAGTAA
- the phnC gene encoding phosphonate ABC transporter ATP-binding protein: MLHVESLTKRFGDKIAVDSASIVVERPTMMGIIGRSGAGKSTLLRMLNRLTDATEGTIRFEGEEITGLRGSAKRNWQSRCAMIFQQFNLVPRMDVVSNVLHGTLNKRSTVATMFNLYPQEDIYRAIEILDRLGIAEQAPKRAEALSGGQQQRVAIARALMQDPKIILADEPIASLDPMNAQVVMQSLRTIHEEDGRMVVANLHTLDTARRYCDRVIGMRDGKIVFDGTPEQLTTGAARDIYGAGADFSEAATSTQIETLDRPEVREAEAYV, encoded by the coding sequence ATGCTGCACGTCGAGTCATTGACAAAGCGTTTCGGGGACAAGATCGCGGTAGATTCCGCGAGTATCGTTGTCGAGCGGCCAACGATGATGGGTATCATCGGTCGATCCGGCGCGGGTAAGTCGACCCTTCTTCGTATGCTCAATCGCCTGACGGATGCGACTGAAGGCACGATCCGCTTCGAAGGGGAAGAGATTACGGGCCTGCGGGGTTCTGCCAAACGCAACTGGCAATCACGTTGCGCGATGATCTTTCAACAATTCAATCTGGTGCCGCGCATGGATGTTGTTTCAAACGTGCTGCATGGCACGTTGAACAAGCGCTCGACCGTTGCCACGATGTTCAACCTCTATCCCCAAGAAGATATCTATCGGGCGATCGAAATCCTGGACCGCTTGGGGATCGCCGAACAGGCGCCAAAGCGTGCCGAAGCTCTGTCGGGCGGGCAGCAACAGCGCGTCGCCATCGCGCGGGCGCTGATGCAGGACCCGAAGATCATCCTGGCCGACGAGCCCATCGCCTCGCTCGACCCGATGAATGCGCAGGTCGTGATGCAGTCGCTGCGCACGATCCACGAAGAAGACGGCCGCATGGTCGTCGCCAACCTGCACACGCTGGATACAGCACGGCGCTATTGCGACCGCGTGATCGGGATGCGCGACGGAAAGATCGTATTTGACGGCACACCCGAGCAGCTCACCACCGGAGCGGCGCGCGACATCTACGGGGCGGGCGCGGATTTCTCGGAAGCTGCCACATCTACCCAGATCGAGACACTGGACAGGCCGGAGGTCCGCGAAGCGGAAGCCTACGTCTGA